A window of Daucus carota subsp. sativus chromosome 2, DH1 v3.0, whole genome shotgun sequence genomic DNA:
atattaacaactggtttaattataattttttttatgtataactACAGTTAGGTCATAGGTGGTTATAAAAAGCATTTATTAATCCATTTATTTCAGAGAAACGGCAATAGTAAAGAGTCTGGCCAATAAACTTGTGCTTATTCAATCTACTATTTTACCAATCATAGTTTCACCATCAAAATTTTGAAACCGCAATATTTAATCAAACTGTGCTCTGAATAATAAATCTAagttaatactccctctgtcccatttaattgtatacgtttcttttcaactgttcgacacgcatttcaatgctcttataaaatatagttccgtaacttatttttgagattttctttttctgaataaaaatataatatccaaactttaatttagaaaaagaaaattttaaaaataaattgcacaactatactttacaggagtattaaagtccgtgccgcgtccccgtccccaatatatactactcaggggacggagggagtatttattttCGGGATGATTAAGAAATTGTACTTAAATAAATGAGTCAAGTTGTATTCAATTGTGAGTGAGAGAGAAGATACGATACGATGTGTCTTGTCTATAAATCTACTCCGTATGTTTGGTACCTAGCCTCGCCAGGCCTGGTTACCATTAAGGGGCAAAGTACACTTGAACATGCATCTGTAGAAACAAAGAATTGGGGAGATTTTTGACAAATCCAAAATTCAGTTCAGTTGgagattaattaataaaatactttttaaaagattaatcagagatttttaataaatagaagAATTTTAAAACGCTATTTACATAATATATGTtatgtattttctatttttctttggtaataaatatttatctttaaataagaaacaattaaaaaatattttataaatataaaatttgtattcaaaataagttgttatttttttaaaacagcGGAGTGAAACACTCTCTCAAGTCACCATTGATTTACACATATTTgagcttgaattttttttttcaaaatatatgtcCTATTATAATTAATCTTGTAAATAATAACTATATTAGATCTCATACTCacaatattaattatatcaattatatttttctgtGACCTCACATTTATAATGTTGATTATGCTTGTATCTTGtatcaatattataaaaaactagTATTGAACTTAATCAGTGAAGACCGTATAagaattaattgaattgatcaaagattaatcatataattaattatataattataaattttatcaatatCGAGGATAACACTGCTCCCTCTTTTTACTATTCCCGACTGATTATTAAAGAGTATAACTCTATGCAATTCATAGTCATGACAGAATTTGGAAAAGAAAATTACCGGTGTAATTTAATTTAGGAAACTTATTTAAGCAAATGTATTTGTTGTGacaagaaaataattaattaatagttacataatataaattatgaagtgtaaattcatgtattaatactaaaaatatgtatatttcatATAAGTTACGTGACCACAGCTCCTTAATTCATTACAAAAAGTAGAGTGGCACACTTAAGACATAGGCCTATGAAACAAGCATTATAAGCGATCACAGATAGATATACATGCATTTAAACGCATGTGCATACATGCCTCTTCCATGCTTCGTTTGCCTATGCTCTCCTGTCACTGAACATTTCACCCCAGTTCAACTTTACTTTTTCCAACACATTATTATTGCTTCCTATCTGGTTGCTTTTTATTATAGAGAGCCCTCtaaattgttttctttttccttaTTTTGAAGTCTTAAGAAGAtaaatacttcctccgtccccccAGTATATATTGGGGACGgagacgcggcacggactttaatgctcctgtaaaatatagttatgtaatttatttttaaaattttctttttttgaattaaagtttagatgttatatttttatttagaaaaagaaaatctcaaaaataggttataaaactatgttttataagagcattgaaatgcgtgtcgaacagttgaaaaaaaacgtatacaattaaatgggacatagggagtatatattatcatataatacattattGTATTTGATAAAAATGTACGAACTTCATATACACCTTTGTTTCAAGAAATATATCAAATCAAGTTCTGCATAGATGCATATACAATTGACCCACAAGTTCAGAAAccaagttaaaatttataattgaaattGCTGATTAGAAGGAGAACATCAGtatgaaactactaacactTTCCTTTTGACAAACTCAACTAGCAAGAATTACTACTTGTTTGAAGCAATCCCGACCTGCAACCATGGAGAAGACATTCCTTCCAGCTTCAAATCTCTCACATTACAGTGTTTTGCCAACTTACACGGCCTTCCCTCTTCTCCGTTATAATTATGATCAGATTCATGCAATTTATTTACTCCTATATTATTTCTGCCACAATTTTCGATTTTATTATAGTTTTCGGAACCTTTGTTCTCCTCGtcactatttaatttaataatactgTTCATTCCTGGTGATAAATAAGTTGGTGTAGATTTCTCATCAACTGTTTGATCTGGAGGGAGGTTGAGATCAAGCAATTCTGAGTCTTTGCTACAGCTTGTAGTTGATTTCTGAGAGTTTTCTGCGCCATAATAATGGAATTGAAATTGATCATGAAAAGGTGTTATGAAGGTGCTATCGGTTTGCAGCCAATGGAACCTCTTGTGTCCTCCCAAAGCTTGCCCGGATGAAAAAACCCGATGGCATATCGAGCACTCGTGCACTTTCTCAGCCCTCGTTGAGTCGTGATCATGGTGGGAAGTGTTTTGGGAAGTCGGATTGCAGGGAGGATCGGGAGGAGGCTCTTGAGACATTGGGGTCTCGTCGTGGCCAATGTAGTCGTCTTCCTGTATTTCATCATCGGTTAGATCATCGAGTTTTGCAGCATAACAACCCTTAACTTTCTTGTGACTAGCTCTGTGTCCTCCCAGTGCTTGATGGGAATTGAACACTTTCTTACAAGCTTTACATTGGAAAAGGCCTTTAGCTAACGGCGCCATACACGCCTCTTTAGTTTTGTTCTTGCAGATACTGCTATCTGTAGAGTTGTTCGATAATGTGACCAGAACATTGGccagatcttcttcttctctcgAAAAACACCCCTTCTCGTTACCTTTCACTCCAACAAACTTCCAAATGTATCCCTTCCTTGCCCCTCCATCTTCAACTTCCATGACAGACGACGATATAGGTGACAGCAGTCTGTCATCGTCTAAACGTGCACGTTTACAAGAATACTCACCTCGGACAGGTGACTGGAGATTGGAAAACCGGTTTGAGGTGGTCCGGAGAAAGTAGGAATGCTTGTTGCCTTCCGCCTTATCGCCACTAACCAATCCTTCCTGCTGCTGATGCTGTTGTTCTTGAATGCGGTTGATCACTTCCGCAATGTTATGGGCTCGCATATGCCCCCCTAAAGCTCCACCGCAACTGAACCCCCTGTGGCAGATTCTACAGTAGTGCAATATCGCAGCTGGTTGTTTGTTGTCGCCAGTTGTCCCCATCGTCCACCAGGACCACCATAGATAAACAGTGATCCAGCTAGCTTGTGAGTGTGTGTAGCCTTTAAACTCATATAAAACGCATATAATAGGTGGATGAAAAATATAGTAAGATGGACACCAGGAACAATAGAGTGCATTTGAAGGCTACATATATATACCTAACACATATGATTATACTTGTACAAAGGTCCGGATTAATGGGAAGTCCTAGTTTTGAGGTTAGTTGTGGAGTAGAGGAAGAAGAGTGAGAATATGACTTGGTATAACACAATATTATTGATGGTCAAGAGACCATTTCTGAAAATTAGTGGTGCTAAACTcagcaaaaattaaaaaaataaaataaaaactagtgATGCTAAATGCTAATGGTCTCAAGAAAAATGTAAACGTCCGTAAGAATACATATACAAGCATAAATTCTGTTTATTAATACATATACAAGCATAAATTccgttttattatatttttcctaTAATTAAACACACGCACCTTCTTTAAAAAGGTACAAAGTCCAAACCTAGACATTGcaactaaaaatgaaaatacatatataagcaCCTGGAAATCGATATACATGAACTGGAGTTTGTCGTGGTCAAGGTACAGACAAGAATGAGAGACCAAACTTCTATTTAAAGTATTGACAAATATAAGAATAATAGAGATATTGAGTTCATTTAATAGAGAAATTTATACTCGTCAACCTGTATCTGgaagataaatataaatatattatgttttccTTGGTGGATGATACATAGAGCAACAATCAAAGAAATTTCCACAAGGGTGTGAAGCAATAAAGACtatgaaaatatgaaaacaagGAAACACTTTTACAGTAAAGTTATTACATTCGCAGAAGGCACTGAAGCTGTTTGTCATTAATTTAAGTACTTAGCTCATTGTCAAggtcacaaataaaaaattgcCTCTCTTAGTCTTCAATTGAGGTCCCTGGAATTGTCTGCGCGTACATTCACCTTGGAACAGAAAGACCCAGCTCTAATCAACAAACAGAAAAAGTCATGCATCAGAAACTACTAAAAGAACATCTCAGTCCCAATTGTGAAAGATCAAAACAGGCTCCCTAGTTCAAAAGGTAACAGGATGGCTAAATATGTCTATTTAGCAGTATATCTAGTGACTGTTCTAAATCAAACATAAATTCTACACAATTAAGttcttctaaatatatataatgatgcCCTAATCTTAggcctggcaatttgacacgtaacacgctaacacgaaacgaaacgacacgaaaaaaatggatacgggttttgattttcgatacacgaaacacgaaagtacacgaacacgaaattacacggtagatttcgtgtcggatatgggttttcatttggggtacacgaaatacacgaaagtacacgaaatatttgtagaatatatttattatatatatgtaatgatatattaaatatataattgagtataaagtatatagttatatgtatgtgtggatatatattgtagatacattaacaaatttataaagaattgtatacaagtataatatatatcattcacatttaataaatttataaaggaaaatatatattaaatccattttttcattaaaaaatatattaatatttttatagataatatacacaaaaagtacacgaaatatacacgaaacgattcgaaacggatacgggtttcaaattaggtacacgaaattaataacgggcggatacgggtttcaccttcgagtacacgaaacacgaaaatacacgaaacgaaagtatacgaaacgaaacgattgccacccctaCCTAATCTATAAAATTCACACGTATCACGTTTTATTGATTTCATCTCAGGAAACAAGAAGTCTTGAATGAGACAGTATTCTGAGAGTTCAAACATAAGCACGAGGACTAAAGTTCTCTTCAACCAATGTACTGTCTAAACAGCTTGGGTTTATAATTTCATGAGTTCATAGAACACAAACAaatgatatatgatatatgctTTAATTTGCTTATTGGAAGGAACATTCACAAGTGATAAGATATTTTGAAGGGACTGTGATACATATTACATTGTTCGCTACACTGGCATTAAATCATTAGATTCCCCTAAACAGACACTGCAGGCTGGCAGCACAGATTGCTCTCACGTTTACTATAAAGGATGATAAACTTCAAATATACCTTGCTCATATTTATTTAGTTGATCAAGATTTCGTGGTTCCAAAGCATTAGTAGACTaatactttttagtttttaaaagtaatatgcAAAAAGCCTTGGGTATCTATAAACACACTGTAAAATTGCAATTCAGGTAAAGATACAGTCAAATACGAATTCCAATGAAGTCCTCCCCAAAATTCTAAGGAATACTGAAATCGTCATATTAAGGCTGTGCTTGTAAGCTtctataaatttcaaataattttttatatatttctaaactTAGACTGCTACAAAGGATTGAACTTTTAATTATAAGCTTATCACTTATTGGCAGCTCATGCAAAAATCTTTTATGTTGTATTTGGTTGAGGTGAATGAATTCAGAAGAATGgaacaaaatttgaaatatgttttgaacaattgttctaaaattccattccttccctcattccattccttacaccTTATACTAAAAGTCACACCCCCAATTTTGGGAAGGAATTCTTCATTCTCTCATCTACCCATTTTgctcaaatctcatcaaaacAATTCCGCACTCACTCGTTTTCTTTCCAAACTTCCCTCATATTTCTAATAATTGCTTTTATGTTTACTCATTCcgttccattctccccaaccaaacacaacattatagTATTACTCATGCTTAAGAAAAATTAGGCGCAAGGTAACAAAATTCCTATCAGAAATCTGATTGGTACACTTCACTAGTGTTTTTATGCGCATCAAAGATATAATTAATCTATGGTTCAAAATttatagtataaaaatttgaatcaaaTCAGAATAGGATCAAGGGTTGTCTTCTACATAAAGTTCCTGGGAAGTTCATAAACATGTTTGGTTGTGATGTGGAAAGTGCAAATCACCAAGAGGATCGTGGGTAAGAAACTTCCTACATTATGGGGGAATATTCACTTCCTATAAAAATGTCAACCAAACAACTTAAAAAAGTTGCTAATTCCTAGAAAGCTCAAGCTCCTGGACATTTCCTAGGAAATTTAAATCATGTCAATTCTTATGATCTTTAATTTCAATGTAAAGCAAAGAGGAAGGAAACAATATATATAGATGGTCAAATGAAAGAAACCAGCACCTGTGATGATTGTTTTTATTTCCCTGGACCTTTTCTCTCTGATTCCTTCTATTTCAAACTAATGAATTTAGTTCGTACAGGCATTTTTGAAGATGCTATTGTAATTGCCTCTTTGGCCATTTGTTCTGTTACTCCacttatttcataaattattcgACCTGGTTGAACAACAGCAACCCAAAATGCAACGGCTCCTTTCCCACGACCCATACGTGTTTCTGTGGGTCTTATCGTGACCGGCTTGGATGGAAATATACGTACCCATATTTTCCCAGTGCGACGAGCATTCTGTACCAATACTTTTCGACCTGCTTCAATTTGTCTGGACGTGATCCAAGAATGATCGAGGGCCTGAAGAGCATAGGTACCGAAAGCAATATGATTGCCTTGATGAGCTATTCCCGTCATTGTTCCTTTAAATTGTTTGGCAAACTTG
This region includes:
- the LOC108205687 gene encoding large ribosomal subunit protein uL16c-like; translated protein: MASIFTKLMNLTSLPSLNYAIRCNSTSLLSQFPPRSPPGLGSLQSMMPQLSAARMSACMSTASKGGKASSGARSGRTRAAPLRSKFAKQFKGTMTGIAHQGNHIAFGTYALQALDHSWITSRQIEAGRKVLVQNARRTGKIWVRIFPSKPVTIRPTETRMGRGKGAVAFWVAVVQPGRIIYEISGVTEQMAKEAITIASSKMPVRTKFISLK
- the LOC108205686 gene encoding zinc finger protein ZAT1, with amino-acid sequence MGTTGDNKQPAAILHYCRICHRGFSCGGALGGHMRAHNIAEVINRIQEQQHQQQEGLVSGDKAEGNKHSYFLRTTSNRFSNLQSPVRGEYSCKRARLDDDRLLSPISSSVMEVEDGGARKGYIWKFVGVKGNEKGCFSREEEDLANVLVTLSNNSTDSSICKNKTKEACMAPLAKGLFQCKACKKVFNSHQALGGHRASHKKVKGCYAAKLDDLTDDEIQEDDYIGHDETPMSQEPPPDPPCNPTSQNTSHHDHDSTRAEKVHECSICHRVFSSGQALGGHKRFHWLQTDSTFITPFHDQFQFHYYGAENSQKSTTSCSKDSELLDLNLPPDQTVDEKSTPTYLSPGMNSIIKLNSDEENKGSENYNKIENCGRNNIGVNKLHESDHNYNGEEGRPCKLAKHCNVRDLKLEGMSSPWLQVGIASNK